The following is a genomic window from Paenibacillus sp. FSL R5-0766.
CCGGATACGGGGCTGATTTTGATGGAGCCGTTTATTCTGAGAACTGGAGCGACTGCGGAGAAATGGGAAGCCTGGGAAGAGTATATCGGTCAATATCAGAAACTGGCCCAAGGTCTTGCTGAAGAATTCGGAGCGGTGTGGGTGCCATTGCAGCAAACGTTCAATGATGCTCTGAAGCAGGCGGATGCAGCCTACTGGTTGTGGGATGGCGTACATCCAACCGCAGCAGGTCATGAGCTGATTGCACGCCAATGGTTGTCTGTTGTACAGAATTCTTCGCTTGCGATTGTGTAACGACAACAACAGCGGACAGTTGCGGTATGGGCAGCAGCATTAAAGATATTCAGGATTAGTTGAGGACATAAGATAGTTAAGAAGATGAGATAGCCATAAAAAGCCTGTGGTGACAGGCCGAATACAACGGAGGACCTGACGAAGGTTCTTCGTTTTTTTTGGTTAGGAAGGAGAAGACGTAACGTCGTGGAAAGGATTCTAATGGATAATTCTTCAAAAGTGCTATTATATCCGGTAAAATGAAATCGATTACATTATAATGTGAGTATGACAATCCATTAACGAAGAGTGGTGAATCCAGTGGAAGATTCCATTCACGAAGTCGAAAATGAAAATATAAACCAACGGAGAACTGAGAGCAGAGCATTGAGATCCTTAAGTGCCGACAGACTCTTGGAGAAGTTATCCCGGCCTGAATTGGCTACGTTATACACAGACTTGAAGGCTTACGGTGAACGTGCCTTGAATGAACCACCCATGCCTTCCTTGTCGTTCCGTCTATATCGACAGTTCAGCGATAGGGGTGAGCGAAAAGCCTATGAAGAGGCTTATTTCGATCGAAGGGGCAGACTTGCTGCTACGGCGATGCTCGCCTTGGACAAGGCTAGGCCGGATGCACTGCAAGCGCTGGAAGAAATGTTGTGGGACGTGTGTGGTGAGTATACGTGGTGTTTGCCCGCGCATTTGGGTACGGGAGAGGTCAACCAGGTGAATGGGAACATCGATCTGTTCGCTGCAGAGACGGTACATATGCTGGCCGAGATTGTGACCATTCACGCCGAGCGGCTGGATCGCCTTGTCATAGAACGGATCAGCTCTGAAGCAGAACGGCGAATCTTCACTCTGCTTTACCGGGAGCAACGGAAGTTCCACTGGCAGACAGCGGATCACAACTGGTCGGCGGTCTGTGGTGGGTGCTGTGGCATGGCCGCATTGTTGCTGCTCGAGGATGAGTCCACACTACAGGAATCGATCTCCCATACGGTCAGCTGTATGAACGCATTCCTGAGCGGTTATGGAGAGGATGGCGGCTGTGCCGAAGGCATTGGATATTGGGTATATGGATTTGGTTATTTCACCTATTATGCCGAGATGCTTCGTGAGTACAGTGAGGGCGAACTAGATCTGCTGACGGGTTCCAAAATAACAGCTATCTCAGCCTTCCCGCTGCGAGTTCATCTGTCTGGCGGCACATATGTGAATTATTCGGACAGTTCCGAACAGGAAGAGATCCCTTCCGGATTAATCTCCCTGCTTGCATCCCGGGTTGGGTTGCAGATAGATCTTCCGCTTCATATTCCACTGTTTACCGATGATCCCTGTCATCGTTGGGCTCATATGCTGCGGAACGTGATGTGGAGCGATCCGGCAGTGTACGGTGATGAAGGTGCCCCTGGGCAGGCTGAACGAGGATTTATTTTTCAAAATCTGGGCTGGATGATTGCAAAAGGACCGTTCGATTCTCCGGATACAAAACATGCGAACGGCGCACCCCTTCATGTGGCTATTTCCGTTAAAGGCGGACATAACGATGAACCTCACAACCATAATGATCTGGGGCAGTTCATTATCCATTGCGGTGGTGAGAATATTCTGTGTGATCCAGGAGCAGGGTTGTATACCCAAGCGTATTTTGCACCAGGTAGAGAGCAGTTGTTACACATCTCGTCATCCGGGCATAACGTTCCGCTCATTGAAGGCCAGGAGCAAAGTTCGGGCCGACAAGCGCAAGCCCATGTGTTAGAGGCAAAGCTGGCAGAGGGTGGCGGTGAGCTGAATACAACATTGGATCTGACATCCGCATACTCTGGGGCAGCTTCACTGGCTCGTTATACGCGCCAACTTCATTGGAAGATGGCTTCTGGTGGTAGCAGGAAGGGATCGGAATTGCGTCTGATTGATCGGTTTCAATGGAAGAGCAGCATGGTGTCTTCGGCAGAAAGATTCTCTTCGGTGGATGATTCAGATGCAGGATGTTCGAGCGTAGTGGAGCGCTGGATGAGCAGAGTACAACCTGAAGTGGTGAAGAGCGGTAATCTTCGCTGGCAAGGTGTACATGGAACCGTCCATATGACGTATGATGCGAACCAGTGGCAAGTCTTTACGGAGGCAGTGGACACAGTTGATCATGACAATGTTCCAGTCACATTCTATCGGACGTCACTATCATGGACAGGTGTGATTGATGAGACGGATGTTCGGATAGAACGCTCTGATCCGCTTGAAACGGTATGTGAGGTGCGCTTCATTATTGAACCGAAAATGGGAGAAACCGAGGTGAGCATGCGTGAGTAAATATACATCTGCGTCCACGTATCCATGGAAAGATGAACTCGAACGTTACCGTACATTGGCAGAACAAGCGGGCCCTGCTCCGGCAGACGGCTGGAATAGGGAGCGCAAGTTGGCACTTGTTGAAAGTGTTGTTCGCGCTTACACACCATATCAGGACAGCCAGGGTGCAATTATCGACCCGTTCTCGGGTGTGGAAAGATATTATTCTACACCGGCCTATGCGATGGCTGCAGCAGTTCTGGTTGACTCGGGGCGTACAGGTCTGCTTGATTCCGCAGCGGCAGCTCTGTCACAGAGCATTGATGCCGTGGTGAAAGGTAGCGTACCTGACAATCATCCTGATTTTTATCCAGTGCTCATGATGAGAGCTTACATGGTGTTAAAGTCACACCTGCCTGAACAAGCGAAGATTTGGGCTGAGGCGCTCAAGACGATCGATCCTGAACAAGATTATGTATTTACGATGAGCAAGATGAACAATCCCAATCGCATGATTAACTGGAACGCCATCATGATCTCTGGCGAATACCTGCGGTGGCGTGAACAGCTGGCAAGTGAGGATACAACGTGGATGGATCGTTATCTGGAAGCCTATCATCTACCCCGGTTTACGGCACTTGGGTTGTATCAGGATGGACCGCTGGACCGTCCAAATTGTCCATTTTCCTATGATATTGCCACCCGTTATCACCTTGGGGTGATGCTTGAAGCTGGTTACGAGGGAACCACTGCCGATACGTTACGTGAGCAGTTGCGCCATGGTGCCTTCAGCTCGTTACTGACACTCTCGCCGCTAGGTGAGATTCCGCCGCGTGGTCGCAGCTCCCAGCATCAGTGGAATGAAGCGGCGGCGGCTTATGTATGTTCTACACATGCAACGCAGGCTCTGGAGGTGGGAGATCCGGTGATGGCGGGTGCTTTTGCACGTGCGGCCAATCGGTGTTTTGCTGCTGTTGAGCGCTGGAAGATGGATGATGGACGCTTGAAAATTGTGCGCAATGAATACAAGCCAGAAGATCGGCACGGGTATGAAATCTATACCAACCATACCTGTTACAACCTGTGGACGGCAGCAGCGCTGGCCCACGCTTGTCTCAGTGATCCGGGAGACGATGTGGGCGAAGTGTACCTTCCTTCCGAGGTGGGCAGCAGGGTTTTGCAGACGGATGGGTGGTTCGAAACCGTGATTGCCTCCGTACCTGATCAGCAACTGGTATTACACACGGCGATGAATGACCCGTATACGATCCCTGGTTTGGTACGGATTCAGCAGACGGGGTTACCTGGTCTGATTGGTCCGTCCGCCGCCAGCCATGTGCAGGCCGGATTCACGGAATTTGCTGAAGGGGCGGTTCGTCCGCTCAGCTACTGTCCTGCCTGGAAGACACCAGATGGAGTATGGCATAGCCTTGCAGAGGGCATTCCATCTGTTGGGGCATATGATCGGGATGTTGGATTGGACCCTGCACAGGGAGGAGGTTCCATTGTGTACGAGAAGGTGGACCATGACACCCGGAATCAAGTGGAGCAGCATCTGGCG
Proteins encoded in this region:
- a CDS encoding heparinase II/III family protein, with amino-acid sequence MEKLSRPELATLYTDLKAYGERALNEPPMPSLSFRLYRQFSDRGERKAYEEAYFDRRGRLAATAMLALDKARPDALQALEEMLWDVCGEYTWCLPAHLGTGEVNQVNGNIDLFAAETVHMLAEIVTIHAERLDRLVIERISSEAERRIFTLLYREQRKFHWQTADHNWSAVCGGCCGMAALLLLEDESTLQESISHTVSCMNAFLSGYGEDGGCAEGIGYWVYGFGYFTYYAEMLREYSEGELDLLTGSKITAISAFPLRVHLSGGTYVNYSDSSEQEEIPSGLISLLASRVGLQIDLPLHIPLFTDDPCHRWAHMLRNVMWSDPAVYGDEGAPGQAERGFIFQNLGWMIAKGPFDSPDTKHANGAPLHVAISVKGGHNDEPHNHNDLGQFIIHCGGENILCDPGAGLYTQAYFAPGREQLLHISSSGHNVPLIEGQEQSSGRQAQAHVLEAKLAEGGGELNTTLDLTSAYSGAASLARYTRQLHWKMASGGSRKGSELRLIDRFQWKSSMVSSAERFSSVDDSDAGCSSVVERWMSRVQPEVVKSGNLRWQGVHGTVHMTYDANQWQVFTEAVDTVDHDNVPVTFYRTSLSWTGVIDETDVRIERSDPLETVCEVRFIIEPKMGETEVSMRE
- a CDS encoding glycosyl hydrolase, producing MSKYTSASTYPWKDELERYRTLAEQAGPAPADGWNRERKLALVESVVRAYTPYQDSQGAIIDPFSGVERYYSTPAYAMAAAVLVDSGRTGLLDSAAAALSQSIDAVVKGSVPDNHPDFYPVLMMRAYMVLKSHLPEQAKIWAEALKTIDPEQDYVFTMSKMNNPNRMINWNAIMISGEYLRWREQLASEDTTWMDRYLEAYHLPRFTALGLYQDGPLDRPNCPFSYDIATRYHLGVMLEAGYEGTTADTLREQLRHGAFSSLLTLSPLGEIPPRGRSSQHQWNEAAAAYVCSTHATQALEVGDPVMAGAFARAANRCFAAVERWKMDDGRLKIVRNEYKPEDRHGYEIYTNHTCYNLWTAAALAHACLSDPGDDVGEVYLPSEVGSRVLQTDGWFETVIASVPDQQLVLHTAMNDPYTIPGLVRIQQTGLPGLIGPSAASHVQAGFTEFAEGAVRPLSYCPAWKTPDGVWHSLAEGIPSVGAYDRDVGLDPAQGGGSIVYEKVDHDTRNQVEQHLAEKVSEDGVNSLENSFAVTWVGPLPGIETLRTHYVQQADLLTITYEFEGEIAAAGALIPLIFHDGREQAVITHTDQNVRTEYRGAYVESTALDQGAIIHLEEQAVASRNGLLKEARIEVNGARSLAFTIRLGEVN